A part of Penaeus chinensis breed Huanghai No. 1 chromosome 6, ASM1920278v2, whole genome shotgun sequence genomic DNA contains:
- the LOC125026412 gene encoding cholesterol 7-desaturase nvd-like isoform X1: MTIIVSLVSYLTTMSWPGDRWTLAARDALSAPWTVDLLWTLLPYALGLFLAAILYHHAFMPLDRVRRVTEIGWGCIAADDKRPIAERIREIQRLRKIGQLPPVYPNGWFAVTESRKVKVEQVIQVQVFGETLAVFRSKDGTAHVTDAYCPHMGANMAVGGVVKGDCLECPFHGWLFRGSDGSCAHIPYSSKAVPKTANVKRWESREVNGRIYVWYDAEGRLPQWHIPEIGHITRGEWSYRGRTYHEVLAHIQEIPENGADMAHLGHLHVPNIFKGNDLRDAFANNQVMDLAEHAWNGEWRARESSESHMAELVMTHSLSFIGGKFKLFKMTVRAEQIGPGIVHLHFDTGLGAGILIQTVTPIEPLRQKIVHEFYTSSTFIAPYAKLVLLCEAYHVERDIMIWNSKVYQSQPLLVAEDRQILKFRRWYNQFYSENSPKFNFRKDSLEW, translated from the exons ATGACTATCATTGTATCCCTTGTTTCCTACCTGACCACCATGTCCTGGCCAGGGGATCGCTGGACTCTCGCCGCCCGGGACGCACTCTCAGCACCGTGGACTGTAGACTTGCTCTGGACTTTGCTGCCCTATGCGCTCGGTCTCTTCCTCGCTGCCATCCTGTACCACCACGCCTTCATGCCTCTGGATCGCGTCAGG AGAGTAACGGAGATTGGCTGGGGTTGCATAGCCGCAGATGACAAGAGGCCCATCGCCGAGCGAATCAGGGAGATCCAGCGGCTCAGGAAGATTGGGCAACTTCCTCCTGTCTATCCCAATGGGTGGTTTGCTGTGACCGAGTCCAGAAAGGTCAAGGTGGAACAA GTGATTCAGGTGCAAGTGTTCGGGGAGACGTTGGCAGTGTTTCGAAGCAAGGACGGAACAGCACACGTAACGGACGCTTACTGCCCCCACATGGGCGCTAACATGGCAGTGGGCGGCGTGGTAAAAGGAGACTGTCTTGAGTGCCCCTTTCATGGCTGGCTATTCAGAGGGTCTGATGGCTCCTGTGCCCACATACCATACTCAAGTAAAG CTGTGCCTAAGACGGCTAATGTAAAGCGATGGGAGTCGCGCGAAGTGAACGGTCGCATATACGTGTGGTACGACGCAGAGGGACGACTTCCGCAGTGGCACATCCCTGAAATCGGCCACATCACCCGCGGGGAGTGGTCCTACCGCGGAAGGACCTACCATGAAGTCCTCGCACATATTCAG GAGATTCCCGAGAATGGAGCAGACATGGCCCACCTAGGACACTTGCACGTGCCGAACATTTTTAAAGGAAACGACTTGAGGGACGCATTTGCCAACAACCAG GTAATGGACTTAGCTGAGCATGCGTGGAACGGTGAGTGGCGGGCCCGTGAGTCTTCAGAATCCCACATGGCTGAGCTGGTCATGacgcactcactctcattcatcgGCGGCAAGTTCAAGCTTTTCAAGATGACTGTCAGGGCCGAACAA ATTGGGCCAGGCATCGTGCACCTGCATTTCGACACCGGACTCGGCGCCGGCATCCTTATTCAGACCGTCACGCCCATCGAGCCCCTCAGGCAGAAGATCGTCCACGAGTTCTACACTTCAAGCACCTTCATCGCCCCATACGCCAAGTTGGTCCTTCTCTGCGAAGCTTACCAT GTGGAGCGCGATATCATGATCTGGAACAGCAAAGTCTACCAGTCGCAGCCGTTGTTGGTGGCAGAGGACCGCCAAATCCTCAAGTTCCGCCGATGGTACAACCAGTTCTACTCGGAGAACAGTCCAAAGTTCAACTTCAGGAAAGATTCACTCGAGTGGTGA
- the LOC125026412 gene encoding cholesterol 7-desaturase nvd-like isoform X2 produces the protein MPLDRVRRVTEIGWGCIAADDKRPIAERIREIQRLRKIGQLPPVYPNGWFAVTESRKVKVEQVIQVQVFGETLAVFRSKDGTAHVTDAYCPHMGANMAVGGVVKGDCLECPFHGWLFRGSDGSCAHIPYSSKAVPKTANVKRWESREVNGRIYVWYDAEGRLPQWHIPEIGHITRGEWSYRGRTYHEVLAHIQEIPENGADMAHLGHLHVPNIFKGNDLRDAFANNQVMDLAEHAWNGEWRARESSESHMAELVMTHSLSFIGGKFKLFKMTVRAEQIGPGIVHLHFDTGLGAGILIQTVTPIEPLRQKIVHEFYTSSTFIAPYAKLVLLCEAYHVERDIMIWNSKVYQSQPLLVAEDRQILKFRRWYNQFYSENSPKFNFRKDSLEW, from the exons ATGCCTCTGGATCGCGTCAGG AGAGTAACGGAGATTGGCTGGGGTTGCATAGCCGCAGATGACAAGAGGCCCATCGCCGAGCGAATCAGGGAGATCCAGCGGCTCAGGAAGATTGGGCAACTTCCTCCTGTCTATCCCAATGGGTGGTTTGCTGTGACCGAGTCCAGAAAGGTCAAGGTGGAACAA GTGATTCAGGTGCAAGTGTTCGGGGAGACGTTGGCAGTGTTTCGAAGCAAGGACGGAACAGCACACGTAACGGACGCTTACTGCCCCCACATGGGCGCTAACATGGCAGTGGGCGGCGTGGTAAAAGGAGACTGTCTTGAGTGCCCCTTTCATGGCTGGCTATTCAGAGGGTCTGATGGCTCCTGTGCCCACATACCATACTCAAGTAAAG CTGTGCCTAAGACGGCTAATGTAAAGCGATGGGAGTCGCGCGAAGTGAACGGTCGCATATACGTGTGGTACGACGCAGAGGGACGACTTCCGCAGTGGCACATCCCTGAAATCGGCCACATCACCCGCGGGGAGTGGTCCTACCGCGGAAGGACCTACCATGAAGTCCTCGCACATATTCAG GAGATTCCCGAGAATGGAGCAGACATGGCCCACCTAGGACACTTGCACGTGCCGAACATTTTTAAAGGAAACGACTTGAGGGACGCATTTGCCAACAACCAG GTAATGGACTTAGCTGAGCATGCGTGGAACGGTGAGTGGCGGGCCCGTGAGTCTTCAGAATCCCACATGGCTGAGCTGGTCATGacgcactcactctcattcatcgGCGGCAAGTTCAAGCTTTTCAAGATGACTGTCAGGGCCGAACAA ATTGGGCCAGGCATCGTGCACCTGCATTTCGACACCGGACTCGGCGCCGGCATCCTTATTCAGACCGTCACGCCCATCGAGCCCCTCAGGCAGAAGATCGTCCACGAGTTCTACACTTCAAGCACCTTCATCGCCCCATACGCCAAGTTGGTCCTTCTCTGCGAAGCTTACCAT GTGGAGCGCGATATCATGATCTGGAACAGCAAAGTCTACCAGTCGCAGCCGTTGTTGGTGGCAGAGGACCGCCAAATCCTCAAGTTCCGCCGATGGTACAACCAGTTCTACTCGGAGAACAGTCCAAAGTTCAACTTCAGGAAAGATTCACTCGAGTGGTGA